Proteins from one Rhizoctonia solani chromosome 5, complete sequence genomic window:
- a CDS encoding 50S ribosome-binding GTPase gives MAKYLMWILRALRFTCDHVLLAFPDIQPHLPPTTTMFEFLGLGSTKKAQPYDLGQPLTGRFGQQARRGPVVVLVLGRSGAGKSYLIDAVSCTEPNQPIGRHAITTKMKTHLASFSGVNYQLIDTPGFDNMKLDDIEICARLVKHLRESSSTGNGVNGIIYIHQSGDPLRSESFYKYLTVISHVFLGGGDLDRLTVLVRNVDPHGPGNTQIDEEKQNGMSTIGRFHAMGARIVASSAETNGFINAIQSYASTYPILLPVQMNRSNIIADLESILQRTPIQAYTSQEQRTKSDYERKRQEFELILEAKQRNLAQCQDALRQADKLRVELHETEVNLRHQSQQMQYEYSSLRSELQLQENFEQSEIVQELEDINRHIDDISRSISAYLTDTHVRSMFGRNPAEVTSRDAQNLSELFRLLQAEEGKCSLVSSSDGKGLEIESFLDFSIRHMLCTLLVIGVFQPFHPGINSEQSAALLRAYEDIQKRESQTSAGKWRSSTFKSIYTDDEEQTGTSIRQLLHLFIRTQLNPLLTSVFGSKEATMDRQHFNQMFELVKRAWNWNSKLKGEVIVLGDFCQIAHAPNSEFDPNIMKEFEPQPGVRPTSVLGTIGIGLVSLRAVGGGRSPEETIICKTTVATDTLYV, from the exons ATGGCCAAGTATCTCATGTGGATCCTCCGCGCGCTGCGGTTCACCTGTGACCACGTGCTGTTAGCCTTTCCTGACATTCAGCCACATTTGCCACCAACAACCA CAATGTTTGAGTTTCTCGGCCTGGGATCGACCAAAAAGGCCCAACCTTACGACCTGGGCCAACCATTAACTGGGCGCTTTGGACAACAGGCTCGACGGGGACCAGTCGTCGTTCT TGTCTTAGGTCGCTCCGGAGCTGGAAAGTCCTAT TTGATAGACGCAGTCTCTTGTACAGAACCGAACCAGCCAATAGGACGGCATGCAATAACCACAAAAATGAAAACACACCTTGCATCATTCTCCGGAGTGAACTATCAGCTCATCGATACCCCCGGTTTCGATAATATGAAATTGGATGATATCGAGATTTGTGCCAGACTTGTCAAGCACCTTCGGGAATC GAGTTCGACTGGGAACGGCGTCAATGGAATTATATATATCCACCAATCAGGCGATCCTCTCCGAAGCGAATCCTTCTACAAATATCTTACGGTGATTTCACATGTGTTCCTTGGTGGAGGTGATCTAGACCGTCTTACTGTCCTTGTACGAAATGTCGATCCTCACGGGCCGGGAAATACGCAAATTGACGAGGAAAAACAAAACGGCATGTCGACCATCGGCAGATTTCACGCTATGGGGGCGAGAATTGTCGCCAGCAGCGCCGAAACGAATGGCTTTATCAACGCGATTCAGTCGTATGCTTCTACTTACCCTATCTTGCTTCCGGTCCAAATGAATAGGTCTAATATCATTGCCGATCTTGAGAGTATCCTACAGAGGACCCCTATACAGGCGTACACTAGCCAAGAACAGCGCACCAAAAGCGACTATGAACGAAAACGTCAAGAATTCGAATTAATTCTGGAAGCTAAGCAGCGCAATCTCGCTCAGTGTCAAGATGCTCTTCGCCAGGCCGACAAGCTCCGTGTCGAGCTACATGAAACCGAAGTAAATCTACGCCATCAGTCGCAGCAGATGCAATACGAATATTCCTCACTTCGATCTGAACTTCAACTTCAAGAAAACTTTGAACAAAGTGAAATCGTTCAAGAGCTAGAAGATATAAATCGTCATATTGATGATATCAGTCGTTCTATATCTGCCTATCTGACTGACACTCATGTTCGTTCGATGTTTGGGAGAAATCCTGCCGAAGTTACCTCTCGAGACGCTCAAAACTTGTCTGAGCTATTCAGGCTGCTCCAAGCCGAAGAAGGAAAATGTTCATTGGTCTCGTCTTCAGATGGCAAAGGCTTGGAGATTGAGAGTTTCCTTGATTTCTCAATCCGACACATgctttgtactcttcttgtTATAGGAGtcttccaaccatttcacCCGGGTATTAATTCCGAACAGAGCGCCGCTCTACTGCGCGCATATGAAGATATCCAGAAACGAG AGTCTCAAACAAGTGCGGGGAAATGGCGTTCGTCTACTTTCAAAAGCATTTACACGGACGATGAAGAACAAACAGGCACATCAATTCGTCAACTACTGCATCTATTCATCCGTACACAACTCAACCCTCTGTTAACCTCTGTGTTTGGGAGCAAGGAGGCTACCATGGACAGACAACACTTCAACCAAATGTTCGAGCTTGTCAAGAGAGCATGGAACTGGAATTCCAAGTTGAAAGGCGAAGTTATTGTTCTCGGCGATTTTTGCCAAATTGCGCATGCCCCGAATTCCGAGTTCGATCCAAACATAATGAAAGAGTTCGAGCCACAACCCGGTGTGAGACCTACATCTGTTTTAGGGACAATTGGTATCGGGCTTGTATCTCTCCGAGCGGTGGGTGGGGGGCGGTCGCCCGAGGAAACGATAATATGCAAGACCACTGTTGCCACTGATACGTTGTATGTTTGA
- a CDS encoding heat shock protein 70 kDa 12A — MATSRGSVDATPKPFRGPWEGETKIVIGIDIGSTQSGVAFSFLQNGASQTVHRVTKWPGQEVHSQQSKIPTLVWYDTNKKAVSFGAEALLPHIEEEAEDNNWFLAKHFKLHLHPNDMKTRHDLKLDALPPGVNLGQIYADFLRYLLKYTQEYFEDRILDGKSIWERYSPNMEVVIAHPNGWGLREQTFLRKAAVDAGVSAHEQAQKNIRFLTEAEASVHFCIHHTNLGDRLKPGTNFVVCDAGGSTVDTTIYSVTSAHPVLKLEEKRASACVQAGAIFVDLEAERYLQNMLSSIGLSQDDVKDYRKAGMKDFEAGAKRGFQDESIDQYINVGNSRFNNTTIRARRGRLTLPGTIVKPFFDTCTKEIISSVNQQIGTFRVPHILLVGGFGDSPYLRNEFKKQYEPQGCQITRTNDSTSKAVADGAVIWSIINSVSSRAPRYSFGAICSRIALPWIGDHQGRKTYLGAHGLPVIPGAWSQVVHKGVALDSEAICRETYSNSYRSANPDLKSLSMDLYAYPEDDEPEWAWDEHENLLPTFRKVCTISADLRGLEGALERKAGLRGADYWELEVSVCMRFGGTELEAFLEWKDKGVTRTGPVFIVPGDPVGF; from the exons ATGGCAACATCTAGAGGATCTGTTGATGCTACCCCTAAACCATTTCGTGGACCATGGGAAGGAGAAACCAAGATTGTGATAGGGATTGATATTGGTTCAACACAAAGTGGTGTCGCATTCAGCTTTCTACAGAATG GAGCAAGTCAGACCGTTCACCGCGTAACGAAATGGCCTGGACAAGAAGTACATAGTCAGCAAAGTAAAATTCCGACTCTGGTCTGGTACGATACCAATAAAAAG GCTGTATCATTTGGTGCCGAGGCACTACTTCCTCATATCGAGGAAGAAGCCGAAGATAACAACTGGTTCCTTGCGAAACATTTTAAGCTTCACCTACACCCAAACGACATGAAAACTAGGCATGATTTAAAGCTAGATG CTTTACCACCAGGTGTTAATTTGGGTCAAATATATGCTGATTTCTTGCGATATCTTCTCAAATATACTCAGGAGTATTTTGAAGACCGAATTCTCGACGGAAAGTCTATATGGGAACGATACAGCCCTAATATGGAGGTTGTAATAGCACATCCTAACGGTTGGGGTCTTCGAGAGCAAACGTTCCTACGAAAGGCGGCTGTAGATGCCGGGGTTTCTGCTCATGAACAAGCACAGAAGAACATTCGATTCTTGACTGAAGCTGAGGCATCAGTTCACTTTTGTATCCATCATACTAATCTGGGCGACCGACTCAAG CCTGGAACTAACTTTGTAGTATGCGACGCCGGAGGATCCACAGTTGATACGACCATATACTCTGTCACTTCTGCGCATCCTGTACTCAAACTAGAAGAGAAGCGCGCTTCGGCAT GTGTACAAGCGGGAGCCATCTTCGTCGACCTAGAGGCAGAAAGATATCTGCAAAACATGCTGTCTAGCATTGGATTAAGTCAAGATGACGTAAAGGACTATAGAAAAGCAGGAATGAAGGACTTCGAGGCAGGGGCAAAGCGAGGTTTCCAGGACGAATCTATCGATCAGTATATCAATGTAGGCAACTCACGCTTCAATAACACCACTATTCGAGCGCGCCGCGGTCGCTTAACATTACCAGG AACTATTGTGAAGCCATTCTTCGATACATGCACGAAAGAAATAATCTCCAGCGTCAACCAACAGATTGGTACATTTCGCGTACCT CACATTCTATTAGTAGGGGGGTTCGGGGACAGCCCTTATCTTCGCAACGAGTTCAAGAAACAGTATGAGCCACAAGGCTGTCAAATTACACGGACCAATGATTCGAC CTCGAAAGCCGTAGCTGATGGGGCTGTGATTTGGAGCATAATTAATAGTGTATCCTCTCGTGCACCCCGATATTCTTTTGGTGCAATATGTTCTAGGATAGCTCTCCCTTGGATAGGAGATCATCAAGGGAGGAAAACGTATCTTGGAGCACATGGGTTACCAGTGATCCCAGGAGCGTGGTCTCAAGTTGTTCACAAA GGGGTAGCGCTTGATTCGGAAGCTATTTGTCGAGAGACCTATAGCAACTCATATAGATCCGCGAACCCTGACTTAAAATCCCTTTCCATGGACTTGTATGCTTACCCCGAGGACGATGAGCCGGAATGGGCGTGGGATGAGCACG AAAATCTCCTTCCCACCTTTCGTAAGGTCTGTACAATTAGTGCTGACTTGAGGGGACTGGAAGGTGCATTAGAGCGGAAGGCTGGGCTGAGGGGAGCCGATTACTGGGAATTAGAGGTTTCCGTGTGCATGCGTTTTGGTGGCACCGAGCTCGAAGCATTCTTGGAATGGAAGGATAAA GGAGTGACTCGCACAGGGCCTGTGTTCATCGTTCCAGGAGACCCAGTCGGTTTCTAA
- a CDS encoding 50S ribosome-binding GTPase gives MFRKSGRARSGETSESVPQVEFELKDRDGFIEIELGHVEPRRQSITYLLVLGRSGSGKSFHIKNAFGKKRSEIQHSHHNTTCAKSQSAVICGHKFRFIDTPGFDNPYMSDAEVLTEIGDYFLDPRRADLRVNGILYVHQAGDTLHSRALSRVFAVLSKHFLGPAGLGRLTILVAYDNIWQADPAIVDEFHNPNSAFGDAILMGAHVEMFDPTRNGFQGALTTYIKKPSIFLPIQKSARMSRPEFRSHMETLLGYFEAETLEFHLKARETSLRNSFDARWKQLNSEMESKNLQLDQCRRAYKESDDQHAAQVDAIAVLNQKLLQIHQEYSSLRSQLQLRENFEQSEVVQELKDLNRCIDDIGRSFSAYLTDKYVFNVFNRDISEVTALDAHNLPGLRSLLGHDNHRPSLISSAEGMGMDIEGFLDFCIRTLLCTSLDAKLFSPFHPFISVEQSNALCDVYKDIREREPQTVAGKWRSNTFKSIYRSPTANDTEDKIKEIASNILNTQLDPLFTYLFGEIKSPLNVHHVEKLQELVNAAWLWNIKLKGEVIMLGDFRTTTYNANFNPIYMEEFEPDTAKPQAQYVLGTLAIGLISQRAIGGDQLPEETVVCKALVATENLYM, from the exons ATGTTTCGGAAATCCGGGCGTGCTCGTTCTGGAGAAACCTCGGAGTCAGTTCCACAGGTTGAATTTGAGCTCAAGGATCGTGATGGGTTTATAGAGATTGAATTGGGGCATGTCGAGCCACGACGACAAAGCATCACTTACCTACT GGTTTTGGGAAGGTCTGGATCTGGAAAATCATTC CACATTAAAAATGCTTTTGGCAAAAAGCGAAGCGAAATCCAACATTCGCATCATAACACCACTTGTGCCAAATCCCAAAGTGCCGTTATCTGTGGCCACAAGTTTAGGTTTATTGATACACCTGGCTTTGACAATCCATACATGAGTGACGCAGAAGTTCTTACAGAGATAGGCGATTATTTTCTGGACCC CAGAAGGGCTGATCTACGTGTTAACGGTATTCTATATGTTCACCAAGCGGGCGATACGCTTCACAGTAGAGCTCTCTCTCGGGTTTTCGCAGTTCTCTCAAAACATTTCCTGGGTCCGGCAGGTTTGGGTCGGCTCACCATTCTTGTGGCATatgacaacatttggcaagCCGACCCTGCGATCGTTGACGAGTTTCACAATCCTAACTCGGCTTTTGGCGACGCTATTCTCATGGGTGCACATGTCGAGATGTTTGATCCCACACGGAATGGGTTCCAAGGTGCATTGACAACCTACATAAAAAAACCATCCATTTTCCTCCCGATACAAAAATCCGCTCGTATGTCCCGACCTGAGTTCCGCTCTCATATGGAAACCCTCTTAGGATACTTCGAGGCAGAGACACTGGAATTCCACCTGAAGGCCCGGGAAACAAGCCTCAGGAATTCATTCGATGCTCGATGGAAACAACTAAATTCAGAAATGGAAAGCAAAAACTTGCAACTCGATCAATGCCGCAGAGCCTATAAAGAAAGCGATGACCAACATGCTGCCCAAGTTGATGCAATAGCAGTACTCAATCAGAAGCTCCTACAGATTCATCAGGAATACTCTTCGCTCCGGTCTCAGCTCCAGCTCCGGGAGAATTTTGAACAGAGCGAGGTTGTCCAAGAGCTCAAGGATCTCAATCGTTGTATTGACGACATTGGGCGTTCGTTCTCGGCATATCTCACCGACAAATACGTATTTAACGTATTTAACAGAGATATTAGCGAAGTTACTGCGCTAGATGCTCACAACCTACCTGGGCTCAGGTCATTACTAGGGCACGATAATCACAGACCCTCCCTAATATCATCCGCTGAAGGGATGGGAATGGATATTGAAGGCTTTCTCGACTTCTGCATtcgaaccctgctctgcaccTCGCTTGATGCCAAGCTATTCTCACCATTCCATCCATTTATCTCCGTGGAGCAAAGTAATGCGTTATGTGACGTATACAAAGATATCAGAGAGCGAG AACCCCAGACTGTGGCTGGGAAATGGCGATCAAATACATTCAAGAGCATTTACAGGTCTCCGACTGCCAATGACACAGAAGACAAAATCAAGGAAATAGCTTCGAATATTTTGAACACTCAGCTAGACCCTTTGTTCACCTATCTCTTTGGTGAGATTAAAAGCCCACTCAATGTGCATCATGTCGAAAAACTTCAAGAGTTGGTCAATGCAGCATGGCTATGGAACATCAAGCTGAAAGGAGAAGTCATTATGCTTGGAGATTTCCGTACAACAACATACAACGCCAACTTTAACCCTATATACATGGAAGAATTTGAACCGGACACAGCCAAACCCCAAGCACAATACGTACTTGGTACTCTTGCTATAGGGTTGATCTCACAACGGGCAATTGGCGGAGACCAACTGCCAGAAGAAACAGTAGTTTGTAAAGCACTTGTGGCGACCGAAAATCTGTATATGTGA